One Salvelinus sp. IW2-2015 linkage group LG4q.2, ASM291031v2, whole genome shotgun sequence DNA window includes the following coding sequences:
- the spata7 gene encoding spermatogenesis-associated protein 7 homolog isoform X2 → MSLKSSPFCPRSSSRLTQCIIQDHMVSHYKKVYSAKAAIDSSVPKSMLSSVKYNDQLRREQLRKDASRSDRRPQSAGSHSQRSSRANTKASCPSQNTQSGAGQESAYFYLGSSMISTPRINTSFHAKQIVYPPQMVGGSGSPSHFFHCASEYSYRSPNSQRQQPARSCATTGTQSGYKAFQDPVQKTYSGDLIQKHAHHFTQDKPFTPRTLKSDSRSYLSQYRYYTPPRGKPAQDQERTIPRLTRQETYHGSTRTKECSSAEWDDQPLGHGTEHEWSDADDEPHTLNLSVFGQRSKGNKSVSSDHFHPSFRVSPEGMTSPIMKRVSAEEEEFMYLEFIADVTNEILSRGLYSDRVLEWVFERHVDKNKHLLDEDKMCHLLETLRNDLQSPANTPTFSAEPKNGEETELDLLHSHLQGLESLDRGALSETKEDNDLFPCALFIQDSGGLENVVPLSVSTPLYGSPPPKMTDSDSLPVGSPDADGGAEGLDEHNHDRENYFPPPLGENTPLTLEEDYNQNLEDNYGGLSKDLEDLERNLSESLHVSNAPNSLRPVVTENINTVASFSDDEF, encoded by the exons ATGAGTTTAAAAAGCAGCC CGTTCTGCCCTCGGTCGTCGAGCAGACTAACTCAGTGCATTATTCAAGACCATATGGTGTCCCATTATAAAAAGGTGTATTCAGCTAAAG CTGCCATTGATTCATCAGTACCCAAAAGTATGCTAAGCAGTGTAAAAT ACAATGACCAGTTACGGCGGGAGCAGTTGAGGAAAGATGCGTCCAGGTCTGATAGACGGCCTCAGTCAGCTGGTTCACACTCACAGAGGAGCAGCAGAGCCAACACCAAAGCCTCCTGCCCATCACAAAATACCCAA AGTGGAGCAGGTCAAGAAAGTGCCTATTTCTACCTGGGAAGCTCAATGATTTCCACCCCAAGAATCAACACCTCCTTTCACGCCAAGCAAATAGTTTACCCGCCCCAAATGGTCGGCGGGTCTGGGAGCCCCTCGCACTTCTTCCACTGTGCATCAGAGTACAGCTATAGGAGCCCAAACTCCCAGAGGCAGCAGCCAGCCCGCTCCTGCGCCACCACAGGTACCCAGAGTGGCTACAAGGCCTTTCAGGACCCTGTCCAGAAGACCTACAGTGGGGACCTGATTCAGAAACACGCCCACCACTTCACCCAGGACAAGCCCTTCACTCCCAGGACTCTGAAGTCAGACAGCAGGTCCTATCTGTCTCAGTATCGCTACTACACACCTCCTCGCGGTAAACCAGCCCAGGACCAGGAGAGGACCATCCCCAGACTGACACGGCAGGAGACCTATCATGGAAG CACACGAACCAAGGAATGCTCATCGGCTGAATGGGATGATCAACCCCTG GGACATGGTACAGAGCATGAGTGGTCGGATGCAGACGATGAGCCCCATACACTGAATCTGTCAGTATTTGGACAACGAAGCAAGGGAAACAAGAGCGTAAGCAGCGATCACTTCCATCCCTCATTCAG GGTTTCACCAGAAGGAATGACATCTCCTATCATGAAGAGGGTGTCTGCAGA GGAGGAAGAATTTATGTACCTTGAATTTATTGCTGATGTAACAAATGAAATCTTGTCCAGGGGCCTGTACTCTGACAG GGTCTTAGAGTGGGTGTTTGAACGTCACGTTGACAAGAATAAACATCTATTGGATGAG GACAAAATGTGCCACCTTCTGGAGACTCTGCGCAATGACTTGCAAAGTCCAGCCAACACACCTACATTTAGTGCAGAGCCTAAGAATGGTGAGGAGACAGAGCTTGACCTTCTTCATAGTCATCTACAGGGTCTGGAGTCTCTGGACAGAGGAGCACTATCAGAAACCAAAGAGGACAATGACCTTTTTCCCTGTGCATTGTTTATCCAGGACAGTGGTGGGCTAGAGAATGTTGTTCCATTGTCAGTGTCTACCCCGTTATATGGTAGCCCTCCTCCTAAGATGACTGACTCTGACAGTCTGCCTGTTGGTTCACCTGATGCTGATGGAGGTGCAGAGGGCCTGGATGAGCACAATCATGACAGGGAAAATTACTTTCCTCCTCCACTTGGTGAAAATACCCCTCTGACCCTTGAGGAGGACTACAATCAAAACCTAGAAGACAATTATGGTGGACTATCCAAAGACCTGGAAGATCTCGAGAGAAATCTGTCCGAGTCATTGCATGTTTCCAATGCACCTAATTCCTTAAGGCCAGTAGTCACTGAGAATATAAACACAGTAGCCTCTTTCAGTGATGATGAGTTCTGA
- the spata7 gene encoding spermatogenesis-associated protein 7 homolog isoform X1, whose protein sequence is MSMGYTEYMDPKRGNASPGPGHSLTGQPRGQMSLKSSPFCPRSSSRLTQCIIQDHMVSHYKKVYSAKAAIDSSVPKSMLSSVKYNDQLRREQLRKDASRSDRRPQSAGSHSQRSSRANTKASCPSQNTQSGAGQESAYFYLGSSMISTPRINTSFHAKQIVYPPQMVGGSGSPSHFFHCASEYSYRSPNSQRQQPARSCATTGTQSGYKAFQDPVQKTYSGDLIQKHAHHFTQDKPFTPRTLKSDSRSYLSQYRYYTPPRGKPAQDQERTIPRLTRQETYHGSTRTKECSSAEWDDQPLGHGTEHEWSDADDEPHTLNLSVFGQRSKGNKSVSSDHFHPSFRVSPEGMTSPIMKRVSAEEEEFMYLEFIADVTNEILSRGLYSDRVLEWVFERHVDKNKHLLDEDKMCHLLETLRNDLQSPANTPTFSAEPKNGEETELDLLHSHLQGLESLDRGALSETKEDNDLFPCALFIQDSGGLENVVPLSVSTPLYGSPPPKMTDSDSLPVGSPDADGGAEGLDEHNHDRENYFPPPLGENTPLTLEEDYNQNLEDNYGGLSKDLEDLERNLSESLHVSNAPNSLRPVVTENINTVASFSDDEF, encoded by the exons GTAATGCATCGCCTGGCCCAGGCCACAGTCTGACTGGACAACCCAGAGGACAGATGAGTTTAAAAAGCAGCC CGTTCTGCCCTCGGTCGTCGAGCAGACTAACTCAGTGCATTATTCAAGACCATATGGTGTCCCATTATAAAAAGGTGTATTCAGCTAAAG CTGCCATTGATTCATCAGTACCCAAAAGTATGCTAAGCAGTGTAAAAT ACAATGACCAGTTACGGCGGGAGCAGTTGAGGAAAGATGCGTCCAGGTCTGATAGACGGCCTCAGTCAGCTGGTTCACACTCACAGAGGAGCAGCAGAGCCAACACCAAAGCCTCCTGCCCATCACAAAATACCCAA AGTGGAGCAGGTCAAGAAAGTGCCTATTTCTACCTGGGAAGCTCAATGATTTCCACCCCAAGAATCAACACCTCCTTTCACGCCAAGCAAATAGTTTACCCGCCCCAAATGGTCGGCGGGTCTGGGAGCCCCTCGCACTTCTTCCACTGTGCATCAGAGTACAGCTATAGGAGCCCAAACTCCCAGAGGCAGCAGCCAGCCCGCTCCTGCGCCACCACAGGTACCCAGAGTGGCTACAAGGCCTTTCAGGACCCTGTCCAGAAGACCTACAGTGGGGACCTGATTCAGAAACACGCCCACCACTTCACCCAGGACAAGCCCTTCACTCCCAGGACTCTGAAGTCAGACAGCAGGTCCTATCTGTCTCAGTATCGCTACTACACACCTCCTCGCGGTAAACCAGCCCAGGACCAGGAGAGGACCATCCCCAGACTGACACGGCAGGAGACCTATCATGGAAG CACACGAACCAAGGAATGCTCATCGGCTGAATGGGATGATCAACCCCTG GGACATGGTACAGAGCATGAGTGGTCGGATGCAGACGATGAGCCCCATACACTGAATCTGTCAGTATTTGGACAACGAAGCAAGGGAAACAAGAGCGTAAGCAGCGATCACTTCCATCCCTCATTCAG GGTTTCACCAGAAGGAATGACATCTCCTATCATGAAGAGGGTGTCTGCAGA GGAGGAAGAATTTATGTACCTTGAATTTATTGCTGATGTAACAAATGAAATCTTGTCCAGGGGCCTGTACTCTGACAG GGTCTTAGAGTGGGTGTTTGAACGTCACGTTGACAAGAATAAACATCTATTGGATGAG GACAAAATGTGCCACCTTCTGGAGACTCTGCGCAATGACTTGCAAAGTCCAGCCAACACACCTACATTTAGTGCAGAGCCTAAGAATGGTGAGGAGACAGAGCTTGACCTTCTTCATAGTCATCTACAGGGTCTGGAGTCTCTGGACAGAGGAGCACTATCAGAAACCAAAGAGGACAATGACCTTTTTCCCTGTGCATTGTTTATCCAGGACAGTGGTGGGCTAGAGAATGTTGTTCCATTGTCAGTGTCTACCCCGTTATATGGTAGCCCTCCTCCTAAGATGACTGACTCTGACAGTCTGCCTGTTGGTTCACCTGATGCTGATGGAGGTGCAGAGGGCCTGGATGAGCACAATCATGACAGGGAAAATTACTTTCCTCCTCCACTTGGTGAAAATACCCCTCTGACCCTTGAGGAGGACTACAATCAAAACCTAGAAGACAATTATGGTGGACTATCCAAAGACCTGGAAGATCTCGAGAGAAATCTGTCCGAGTCATTGCATGTTTCCAATGCACCTAATTCCTTAAGGCCAGTAGTCACTGAGAATATAAACACAGTAGCCTCTTTCAGTGATGATGAGTTCTGA